The following coding sequences are from one Bufo bufo chromosome 2, aBufBuf1.1, whole genome shotgun sequence window:
- the LOC120991590 gene encoding relaxin-3-like, producing the protein MCLRFCLCVLLITVIIPNLCQALEVSDVGIRLCGRDFIRTVVMSCGGSRWKRYSPEPGQERLNPYRDSLDWLNRDSMEDPEYLNSLFGETHRAPNPPYSSLQKNDPTMEQLQGALYDPIASEDQQGVGLRMKRSTGPALSCCQRGCTKTELMKFC; encoded by the exons ATGTGCCTCCGTTTCTGCCTTTGTGTCCTGCTCATCACCGTTATTATACCCAATTTGTGCCAGGCATTGGAGGTGTCAGATGTTGGGATAAGGCTTTGTGGAAGAGATTTCATTAGGACAGTTGTCATGTCATGTGGAGGTTCCCGGTGGAAGAGATACTCACCTGAGCCTGGACAAGAAAGACTCAACCCTTACC GTGATTCTCTGGACTGGTTGAATAGAGATTCCATGGAGGACCCTGAATATCTGAATTCCCTTTTTGGAGAAACCCATAGAGCACCTAATCCTCCCTATTCCTCCTTACAGAAAAATGATCCAACTATGGAACAGTTACAAGGGGCACTGTATGATCCTATAGCAAGTGAAGACCAGCAAGGTGTCGGTCTACGGATGAAGAGAAGTACAGGGCCAGCTTTATCCTGCTGTCAGAGAGGCTGCACCAAGACTGAACTTATGAAGTTCTGTTAA